From a single Thermithiobacillus plumbiphilus genomic region:
- a CDS encoding oligosaccharide flippase family protein, which yields MRHSIATLVIRLLSLLRGETGVGAMVSTLWTNLLIMAINLGTGVLTARMLGPEGRGELAAMTLWPQLLGYMVVLGLPTALVYQAKCQPELQRELMGAALVLSVAMGGISVLFGWWLIPIWLQHYSPEIVHFAQWMMFVAPLEVTGLVFMAGMQVMSHFTDYNRLRYFTPAFTLLALLLLVVSGNLSPFTATLAYLLAAFPVFLWGLRWTWISFRPVLSSFRSSSEALLSYAWRSAGSSLATVLAPQLDRVLVLGLLSPAAMGLYVVAVSLARTLSSLISPISNVLLPKTAGRAPDEILAVTGRTVRATLALTGAVALPLGLLAPWVLELLYGPGFVEATQVFRILLLDAIFASAGMVLAQAFLAVGKPGFVSILQGVSLILTVILVMLLTPRFGLTGVASAMLISTILRLLMINLSVPRIFNVAPPQLLPVWSELVDVMRLVRNTGRT from the coding sequence ATGAGGCATTCAATCGCTACACTGGTGATCCGGCTCTTGAGTCTGCTGCGCGGCGAGACTGGGGTCGGGGCGATGGTCTCCACGCTCTGGACCAATCTGCTGATCATGGCGATCAATCTCGGCACGGGTGTGCTCACTGCCAGAATGCTGGGCCCTGAGGGTCGCGGCGAACTGGCGGCCATGACCTTATGGCCGCAACTGCTGGGATATATGGTCGTGCTTGGATTACCTACGGCCCTGGTTTATCAGGCCAAGTGCCAACCAGAACTTCAGCGAGAGCTGATGGGTGCCGCGCTTGTCCTCTCGGTGGCCATGGGCGGGATTTCGGTCCTGTTTGGCTGGTGGCTGATTCCGATCTGGCTACAGCATTATTCGCCGGAAATCGTTCATTTCGCCCAGTGGATGATGTTTGTCGCGCCCCTGGAAGTTACCGGATTGGTCTTCATGGCCGGTATGCAGGTCATGAGCCATTTCACTGATTACAACCGGCTTCGATACTTTACTCCCGCATTCACACTCCTGGCCTTGCTCCTGCTGGTTGTTTCAGGAAACCTTTCCCCTTTCACTGCAACGCTAGCCTACCTGCTGGCCGCCTTTCCGGTTTTTCTCTGGGGCCTACGCTGGACCTGGATCAGCTTTCGTCCCGTTCTCAGCTCATTCCGCTCTTCAAGTGAAGCCCTGTTGTCTTATGCCTGGCGCTCCGCCGGATCCAGTCTCGCCACCGTACTGGCGCCGCAACTGGATCGTGTGCTTGTACTTGGGCTGTTGAGTCCTGCTGCCATGGGTCTCTATGTGGTTGCCGTCAGTCTGGCGCGCACCCTGAGCAGTCTCATTTCTCCGATCAGCAATGTCCTGTTGCCGAAAACCGCTGGCCGAGCGCCTGACGAGATTCTGGCAGTCACGGGCAGGACAGTAAGAGCCACCCTGGCGCTGACTGGCGCGGTGGCCTTGCCCTTGGGGCTGCTGGCACCCTGGGTGCTTGAACTGCTCTATGGGCCTGGCTTTGTCGAAGCAACACAGGTCTTCCGAATCCTGTTGCTCGATGCCATTTTCGCGAGTGCCGGCATGGTGCTGGCCCAGGCTTTTCTGGCCGTGGGAAAACCGGGATTCGTCTCTATCCTGCAGGGTGTGAGCCTGATACTGACTGTCATCCTGGTCATGCTGCTGACGCCGCGGTTTGGTCTGACTGGGGTGGCAAGTGCCATGCTGATCTCGACTATCCTGCGGCTCCTGATGATCAATCTCAGCGTGCCACGCATCTTCAATGTGGCCCCTCCGCAATTGCTGCCCGTCTGGTCGGAACTTGTCGATGTCATGCGTTTGGTTCGGAATACCGGGAGGACTTGA
- a CDS encoding GumC family protein: protein METMLGPVIQTPMKAQKNDEIDLHELGLVVRRHWKWIVGITLLCILASIFMLLWSRPVFRSNGGLYLGDIHDRNLASQDNFSRALDQGSMSGGIESQMAVLKSRDLVVQAIKETGLNAQVEAAGSSDNLRNWHWKLSGKDIRLYKPRQDALVAIYADLHNPMLAGSPLSVRFASKGHYQVFAGKTLLGSGMMGQPFTVPNQLSMNLQGYDKGFVPAPGSTYKLSIQPAYSYYQTLIRNDALQVYTPKKENGEGSTSKANVIYVGFKSTQPYQASAFVNQLMADYLAQSLRWKTEEASAKGDFAKQQLEKVRQSLVLADQKLAAYKQKTGIIEAPENAKVMISSAADYQKQATEARMKLNALNNIERQIAAGHIDSYQLNMADSRVLDELSGSLAKSEATLAQLRETQTDASPLVAEQKAVSQRLQQSIAALIANERQMASQTLADLQDRIGRTDAAMKQLPRSEMEIIALTRNAEVLGKLYVFLMQKQEESALSKASTVSQNHILEEAIIPDQTISPKASFLLGTGVFAGLFLSITSIFAYHFLSRRVQTSHQARRMLNGAPTYAALPHLPGKQSGNNPLFLVEAPQSTGAESLRVLRSNIYHTLQGRLGQIIMITSAVPGDGKTTLATNLSHALALDGKKVLLLDLDLRTSARDRSKFPRSHVGAGELLCGITQWRNAVQRVMNGSFSYISPILETDMSPAEILSHEKVDRIFDEIRREFDYIVLDTPAFPTVSDSIILAPRADLMLSVLRIGHTPRQEWAEHQEGLTGLVLLRGVVINCGEIMKTHMYGLNTRRDGSRSATRLLQRAG, encoded by the coding sequence ATGGAAACCATGCTAGGACCGGTCATCCAGACCCCGATGAAAGCACAGAAAAATGATGAGATCGATCTGCATGAGCTTGGCCTGGTTGTGCGCAGACACTGGAAATGGATTGTGGGAATAACGCTGCTCTGCATTTTGGCCAGTATTTTCATGCTGCTCTGGTCACGCCCTGTATTCAGGAGCAATGGCGGCCTGTACCTGGGGGACATACACGACAGGAATCTGGCAAGCCAGGACAACTTCAGCCGGGCACTGGATCAGGGCAGCATGTCCGGAGGCATTGAAAGCCAGATGGCGGTTTTGAAGAGCCGCGACCTTGTCGTGCAGGCCATCAAGGAAACCGGGCTGAACGCCCAGGTTGAAGCAGCCGGCTCTTCCGATAACTTGCGTAACTGGCACTGGAAGCTTTCCGGAAAGGACATCCGGCTTTACAAACCCCGCCAGGATGCCCTCGTTGCCATATATGCAGACCTGCACAACCCGATGCTCGCAGGTAGCCCTCTGAGCGTCAGGTTTGCTTCCAAAGGGCATTACCAGGTATTTGCCGGCAAGACGCTGCTTGGCTCGGGGATGATGGGCCAGCCATTCACAGTCCCTAACCAACTGAGCATGAACCTGCAGGGATATGACAAGGGCTTCGTGCCAGCGCCAGGCAGCACATACAAGCTCAGTATCCAGCCCGCCTATTCCTATTATCAGACACTGATCAGAAATGATGCCCTGCAGGTGTATACACCCAAGAAGGAAAATGGCGAGGGATCTACCAGCAAGGCCAATGTCATCTATGTCGGTTTCAAAAGCACCCAGCCTTATCAGGCCTCAGCTTTCGTGAACCAGTTGATGGCTGATTACCTCGCCCAGAGTCTGCGCTGGAAAACGGAAGAAGCCAGCGCGAAAGGCGACTTTGCCAAACAGCAACTGGAAAAAGTACGCCAGTCACTCGTGCTGGCCGACCAGAAGCTCGCAGCATACAAACAGAAGACGGGGATCATCGAAGCGCCAGAAAACGCCAAGGTCATGATCAGTTCGGCTGCGGATTACCAGAAACAGGCGACCGAGGCGCGCATGAAGCTCAATGCCTTGAACAACATCGAGCGACAGATCGCGGCCGGCCATATCGACAGCTATCAGCTCAACATGGCCGACAGCAGGGTCCTCGACGAACTGAGCGGCAGCCTCGCGAAGTCCGAAGCCACGCTTGCCCAGCTCAGAGAGACTCAAACCGATGCCTCTCCGTTGGTGGCGGAACAGAAAGCTGTCTCACAGCGCCTGCAGCAGTCGATTGCCGCACTGATAGCCAATGAGCGGCAAATGGCGAGCCAGACCTTGGCCGACCTGCAGGACCGCATTGGCAGAACGGATGCGGCGATGAAGCAGTTGCCACGCTCGGAAATGGAAATCATCGCCCTGACCCGCAATGCGGAGGTCCTGGGCAAGCTATATGTATTCCTCATGCAGAAGCAAGAGGAATCCGCCTTGAGCAAGGCTTCTACAGTCTCCCAAAATCATATTCTTGAAGAAGCAATCATACCGGACCAGACAATCAGCCCAAAAGCCTCTTTCCTGCTCGGGACTGGGGTGTTTGCTGGCCTGTTTCTAAGCATCACATCAATCTTTGCTTATCACTTCCTCTCCAGGCGGGTCCAGACTTCCCATCAGGCCCGCAGAATGCTCAATGGCGCTCCAACCTATGCAGCCCTTCCGCATCTGCCTGGCAAGCAATCAGGAAACAATCCGCTTTTCCTGGTTGAGGCACCACAATCCACCGGCGCCGAATCGCTCAGAGTGTTGCGTTCGAACATCTATCACACCCTGCAGGGCAGGCTGGGCCAGATAATCATGATCACCTCTGCCGTCCCGGGTGATGGCAAGACCACGCTTGCCACCAACCTCTCCCACGCGCTTGCACTGGATGGCAAGAAAGTTCTACTCCTGGATCTGGATCTCAGGACTTCCGCAAGGGACAGATCGAAGTTCCCGCGAAGCCATGTGGGTGCCGGTGAACTGCTCTGTGGAATTACACAGTGGCGCAATGCCGTGCAAAGAGTCATGAATGGCAGCTTTTCATATATCAGTCCGATCCTGGAGACGGACATGAGTCCCGCCGAGATTCTCAGCCATGAAAAGGTCGACAGGATCTTCGACGAGATCAGACGTGAATTCGACTACATCGTTCTGGATACACCGGCCTTCCCCACCGTCAGTGACAGCATCATTCTGGCCCCGCGCGCAGATCTGATGTTGTCAGTACTCCGAATTGGCCATACACCTCGGCAGGAATGGGCAGAACACCAGGAGGGACTAACAGGACTCGTTCTGCTGCGTGGAGTCGTGATCAATTGCGGCGAAATCATGAAGACGCACATGTATGGCCTGAACACCCGTCGGGATGGCTCCAGGTCAGCAACCCGTCTATTGCAGCGTGCCGGCTAG
- a CDS encoding glycosyltransferase family 4 protein yields MKIGIITHKLVRGDGQGRVNYEIARKALTAGHQVIAIAMEVAPELQEEPNFDWVRVPVAALPTYLLREHSFAIAAAVWLLCNRDECDVLHANGFVTWHPGDLNTAHFVHSGFLRSGHYPFRPWQGVYAAYQSFYTGFNALLERFIFRRAGLVVAVSRKIAEELMVLGVSEKRIRVIYNGVDLDEFRPGYSVRRVLGLPEGKAMALFAGDLRTPRKNLDTVLRALVKVPEVHLAVAGTLEGSPFPALADSLKLSDRVHFLGKRTDMPALMRAADFFIFPSRYEPLGLVLMEAMASGLPVITARCTGGAEMLTPESGIVLDDPDNVDSLAGAMQLLRDQPELRYSMGRAARNVMERFTWCHMAENYLEAYREVACV; encoded by the coding sequence ATGAAGATCGGCATCATTACCCACAAGCTGGTGCGGGGCGACGGGCAGGGACGCGTGAACTATGAAATTGCCAGGAAGGCCCTCACGGCAGGCCACCAGGTGATAGCCATAGCCATGGAGGTGGCGCCGGAACTACAAGAAGAGCCGAATTTCGATTGGGTCAGGGTTCCGGTAGCCGCGTTGCCCACTTATTTGCTCAGGGAGCATTCCTTCGCGATCGCGGCGGCCGTGTGGCTGCTATGTAACCGGGATGAATGTGACGTACTGCACGCCAATGGATTTGTCACTTGGCATCCGGGAGACCTGAATACGGCGCATTTCGTCCATAGCGGTTTCCTACGCTCGGGCCATTATCCTTTTCGCCCCTGGCAGGGCGTCTATGCCGCCTACCAATCCTTTTATACAGGCTTCAACGCCTTGCTGGAGAGATTCATATTCCGCCGCGCCGGCCTGGTCGTCGCCGTTTCCAGAAAGATAGCGGAAGAATTGATGGTCCTGGGCGTTTCAGAAAAGCGGATCCGCGTCATCTACAACGGGGTGGATCTTGATGAGTTTCGCCCGGGGTATTCCGTTCGCCGCGTGCTGGGACTGCCGGAAGGTAAGGCGATGGCCTTGTTTGCGGGTGATCTGCGTACACCGCGCAAAAACCTCGATACCGTGCTCCGGGCACTCGTCAAGGTGCCAGAAGTGCATCTGGCCGTGGCTGGCACCCTGGAAGGAAGCCCATTTCCGGCCCTTGCCGATTCCTTGAAGCTGTCAGACCGGGTGCACTTTCTCGGCAAACGTACAGATATGCCGGCCCTGATGCGTGCAGCCGACTTTTTCATCTTTCCATCCCGGTACGAGCCGCTCGGGCTGGTGCTCATGGAAGCCATGGCTTCCGGCTTGCCAGTGATCACCGCGCGCTGCACTGGCGGGGCGGAAATGCTCACGCCGGAGTCCGGGATCGTGCTGGATGACCCCGACAATGTCGATAGCCTGGCTGGAGCGATGCAGCTGCTCCGGGATCAACCGGAGCTCAGATATTCGATGGGCCGTGCCGCGCGAAACGTCATGGAGCGCTTTACCTGGTGCCACATGGCTGAAAATTATCTGGAAGCTTATCGGGAGGTGGCTTGCGTCTGA
- a CDS encoding O-antigen ligase family protein, with amino-acid sequence MATNLAESSLPDSGRSGVSPAWIGATGFVLITLLTLLLHLGVLLNYLYPVLALALGIWLFRCYPVFYLGYAWWLWFLTPEVRRLVDFQVGWQPITPIMLAPYLVTGLTFFTLFIHLPKIRQRWLFPLGLAMAGVLYGYLSGFLQSGPVAASYGLLSWGIPIAFAFHMALRWEEYAANRHAIHRAFAWGVLIMGSYGLLQFLAPPAWDRFWMLNVPMNTIGQPAPFEVRVYSTMNSPGPFAVYIMSGLLLLFAPGGGLRLPASVFGYVALLLSLVRSAWGGWLVGMIYLLARVPSRQVLRIILSALVIFVISLPLLSIGPIANQVERRFDSIQNLEQNQSYQARSAFYDRFWETAITTLWGTGLGSTGMATKLQSDQPGEGDQQRFMHFDSGIMNIPFVLGWPGSLLYFLGSGGVLFYLLRARSQRADPWLTSEVAVALAVFSQLPFVNTLIGEVGMIFWGFAGLALAGTRFYSEREEI; translated from the coding sequence ATGGCTACGAACCTAGCTGAAAGCTCGCTGCCCGATTCCGGGCGATCAGGAGTCTCGCCTGCCTGGATAGGCGCCACAGGGTTTGTCCTGATCACCCTGCTGACCTTGCTGCTTCATCTCGGGGTATTGCTCAACTATCTCTATCCCGTCCTGGCGCTGGCATTGGGAATCTGGCTCTTCCGGTGCTATCCGGTCTTTTATCTCGGCTATGCCTGGTGGCTATGGTTCCTGACCCCTGAGGTCCGCCGCCTGGTGGATTTCCAGGTGGGGTGGCAGCCAATAACGCCGATCATGCTGGCACCCTATCTCGTAACCGGTCTGACCTTTTTCACGCTGTTCATACATTTGCCGAAAATTCGGCAACGCTGGCTCTTTCCGCTGGGTCTGGCAATGGCGGGCGTGCTGTATGGCTATCTTTCCGGATTCCTGCAATCCGGCCCTGTCGCTGCCAGCTACGGACTCCTGAGCTGGGGAATTCCCATCGCTTTTGCCTTTCACATGGCCCTGCGCTGGGAGGAGTACGCGGCAAATCGCCATGCCATACATCGTGCCTTTGCCTGGGGTGTGCTGATCATGGGCAGCTATGGCCTGCTGCAATTTCTGGCGCCGCCTGCCTGGGACCGGTTCTGGATGCTGAACGTGCCGATGAACACCATTGGCCAGCCGGCGCCTTTCGAAGTGCGGGTTTATAGCACCATGAACTCTCCAGGGCCCTTTGCGGTTTACATCATGTCCGGCCTGCTGCTGCTTTTCGCGCCTGGCGGTGGCTTGCGACTGCCGGCCTCGGTATTCGGATATGTCGCGCTGTTGTTGTCGCTGGTGCGCTCCGCCTGGGGCGGCTGGCTGGTCGGGATGATCTATCTACTGGCGCGTGTGCCCTCCAGACAGGTGCTTCGCATCATCCTGTCGGCCCTCGTGATTTTTGTCATCTCCCTGCCATTGCTCAGCATTGGGCCGATCGCAAACCAGGTCGAGCGTCGCTTCGATTCCATCCAGAATCTGGAACAAAACCAGAGTTATCAGGCCCGATCCGCCTTTTATGACCGATTCTGGGAAACGGCAATTACAACACTATGGGGCACGGGGCTCGGGTCGACAGGCATGGCGACGAAATTACAGAGTGATCAGCCAGGCGAGGGAGATCAGCAAAGATTCATGCATTTTGACAGTGGAATCATGAATATCCCGTTCGTGCTCGGCTGGCCCGGCAGCCTGCTGTATTTCCTGGGAAGTGGCGGTGTGCTGTTTTATCTGTTACGCGCCAGGAGTCAGCGAGCTGATCCCTGGCTGACTTCCGAAGTGGCCGTTGCCTTGGCGGTATTCTCCCAGTTGCCTTTCGTGAACACCCTGATCGGGGAGGTCGGCATGATCTTCTGGGGATTTGCCGGGCTCGCACTGGCTGGAACGCGGTTTTATAGCGAAAGGGAGGAAATATGA
- the wbaP gene encoding undecaprenyl-phosphate galactose phosphotransferase WbaP, with translation MLNTQTPLPPITDAYDSEAGHCQRMFPKTGITRLILLSSDSLALLTSTLAGLAIAGIFGSEPAETWHLQAGALIMLSLLGLAATNLYPAPGLNPPEEIRLIFLSISSVSATLFSAYILFQPAGLPPPFVILIHWLSSLLLIPFGRSIARSFFAQCWWWGTALVVCGQGETLTRTVRELEENPRLGFKVIGRMQDENDSGMSVDGIVDQSSAEARTLVESGVNYLLLARNGRHPDEMIPLLKSHSLTFPHVIMLADSVGSTTLAVAPRDLGGALGLEMQHKLLIPFYQQLKRWMDLVLSLTGGLVILPLLFILAIMVRLDSPGPVFFRQERIGKNGKPFKVWKFRTMYVDAEVRLQQILEERPDLKAEFEQFHKLRQDPRVTRFGDFLRKSSLDELPQLWNVMRGEMGLVGPRPVSREEVLQMQSARDLILSVRPGITGYWQVSGRNNISYTERVQMELYYVRKWSIWFDLYLLGRTIRTVISGHGAH, from the coding sequence ATGCTGAATACACAAACGCCCTTGCCTCCGATTACCGATGCGTACGACAGCGAGGCAGGACATTGTCAACGAATGTTCCCGAAGACAGGGATCACCAGACTGATACTCTTATCCAGTGACTCACTTGCGCTCTTGACGAGCACACTGGCCGGACTGGCGATTGCTGGCATCTTTGGCAGCGAACCTGCAGAAACATGGCACTTGCAGGCAGGCGCGCTGATCATGCTTTCACTTCTGGGTTTGGCAGCAACCAATCTCTATCCTGCACCAGGATTGAATCCTCCCGAAGAAATCCGCTTGATATTTCTTTCCATCAGCAGTGTTTCAGCCACACTTTTTTCCGCATACATACTATTTCAGCCTGCCGGCCTTCCACCGCCATTCGTCATCCTCATTCATTGGCTAAGCAGTCTGCTGCTCATTCCTTTCGGGCGTTCGATCGCAAGGTCATTCTTTGCCCAGTGCTGGTGGTGGGGAACAGCCCTGGTCGTGTGTGGCCAAGGTGAAACACTGACCAGAACGGTACGTGAGCTTGAAGAGAATCCCCGTCTGGGCTTCAAGGTCATCGGCCGGATGCAGGATGAAAATGACTCAGGAATGTCGGTTGACGGAATTGTCGATCAAAGCAGCGCCGAAGCCAGGACACTCGTGGAATCAGGCGTGAATTATCTGCTTCTCGCACGTAACGGCCGCCACCCCGATGAAATGATTCCATTACTCAAATCTCACAGTCTGACCTTTCCGCACGTGATCATGCTCGCGGATAGTGTGGGCAGCACGACGCTGGCGGTGGCACCGAGGGACCTTGGTGGTGCTCTGGGGCTGGAAATGCAGCACAAGCTCCTCATCCCCTTCTATCAGCAATTAAAGCGATGGATGGATCTGGTGCTGAGCTTAACCGGAGGATTGGTCATTCTTCCGCTTCTGTTCATCCTGGCCATTATGGTCAGGCTGGACTCACCAGGCCCTGTGTTTTTCCGTCAGGAAAGAATTGGCAAGAATGGCAAGCCGTTCAAGGTATGGAAATTCAGGACCATGTACGTGGATGCCGAAGTCCGCCTGCAGCAAATCCTGGAAGAGCGGCCGGATTTGAAGGCTGAGTTCGAGCAGTTTCACAAGTTGCGCCAGGATCCCCGCGTAACCCGTTTCGGCGATTTCCTGCGCAAGTCAAGCCTAGATGAACTTCCGCAACTCTGGAACGTGATGCGCGGCGAGATGGGCCTTGTGGGACCGCGGCCGGTCAGCCGGGAGGAGGTACTGCAAATGCAGTCAGCCCGCGATTTGATTCTGAGTGTCAGGCCAGGCATTACCGGTTATTGGCAGGTATCCGGGCGCAATAACATTTCCTACACGGAAAGGGTGCAGATGGAGCTCTATTACGTCCGAAAATGGTCGATCTGGTTCGACTTATATCTGCTGGGGCGGACCATCAGGACAGTGATCAGTGGTCATGGCGCCCACTAA
- a CDS encoding glycosyltransferase family 4 protein produces the protein MKVLEIGMAWFPEQPGGMDRFYYNLVNKLPGAGVAVRGLVAGSERVLSDSGGFIRSFSPAKIPLSRRLFAVRKAMGNLLAEKKPDLVASHFALYTFPLLDRIRKFPLVIHFHGPWADEGAMEGGRGLAYKAKFRLEKTVYQQADRCIVHTRAFGRLLSENYGVDVGRIRVVPSAVDASVFDLNVSKAEARRRLGWPQDRPIVITVRRLVNRMGLENLIEAMLAVRREFPDALLHIAGKGPLASMLEARIRSLGLENHVHLLGFVDDSDLPYVYRAADLSIVPSVALEGFGLTTLESLASGTPVLVTPVGGLPEAVGGLSSALVLGGTGSHALAEGLRAALRGVLHLPDAKQCRRYVQENYNWPLIVRQVRSVYQEVL, from the coding sequence ATGAAAGTACTTGAGATCGGTATGGCATGGTTCCCGGAACAGCCCGGTGGAATGGATCGATTCTATTACAACCTGGTCAACAAGCTCCCCGGGGCAGGCGTGGCGGTCAGAGGGCTGGTGGCGGGCTCGGAGCGGGTGCTGAGCGATTCCGGCGGATTCATCCGGTCTTTCTCGCCGGCGAAAATCCCGTTGTCAAGACGTCTTTTTGCAGTCCGGAAGGCCATGGGCAATCTTCTGGCTGAAAAAAAGCCGGACCTGGTGGCATCGCATTTTGCGCTTTATACCTTCCCGCTGCTTGACCGGATCAGGAAGTTTCCATTGGTGATCCATTTTCATGGCCCCTGGGCGGATGAGGGGGCCATGGAGGGTGGCCGTGGACTTGCCTATAAAGCCAAGTTCAGGCTGGAGAAAACCGTATATCAACAGGCTGATCGATGCATCGTTCATACGCGCGCATTTGGACGGCTGCTGTCCGAGAACTACGGCGTGGATGTCGGGCGTATCCGGGTCGTGCCAAGTGCGGTGGATGCCAGTGTGTTCGATTTGAACGTTTCGAAAGCAGAAGCGCGGCGTCGTCTTGGCTGGCCACAAGACAGGCCGATCGTGATTACGGTACGGCGTCTGGTCAACCGCATGGGGCTGGAAAATCTCATCGAGGCCATGCTGGCGGTACGCCGTGAATTTCCCGATGCGCTGCTCCATATCGCCGGCAAGGGGCCACTGGCGAGCATGCTGGAAGCGCGCATTCGATCGCTTGGACTCGAGAATCATGTGCATCTGCTTGGTTTTGTCGATGACAGCGACTTGCCCTATGTCTATCGGGCAGCCGATCTGAGCATTGTTCCGTCAGTGGCTCTGGAAGGTTTTGGCCTGACCACGCTGGAATCCCTGGCCTCTGGCACCCCGGTTCTGGTAACTCCCGTCGGTGGCTTGCCTGAAGCGGTAGGGGGCTTGTCCTCTGCCCTGGTGCTTGGCGGAACAGGCAGCCATGCACTCGCCGAGGGTTTGCGTGCCGCCTTGCGAGGAGTACTGCATCTGCCAGATGCCAAACAATGCAGACGCTATGTGCAGGAAAACTATAACTGGCCGCTGATCGTCCGTCAGGTTCGCAGTGTTTACCAGGAGGTGCTGTGA
- a CDS encoding glycosyltransferase family 2 protein: protein MKISVLVPTYRRPDDLSRCLRALAGQHRVPDEVLVVLREDDHECRRVAAESARQGLPLRQVTVHQAGQVAALNSGLMEVSGDVVAITDDDAAPWPDWLLRIEAHFLADPELGGVGGRDWVYHSGILEEGACVEVGRVLWYGRAIGNHHIGAGAAREVDVLKGANFAFRTEILRLTGFDTRLRGNGAQVCNEMGVCLAIKRAGWRLIYDPAVAVDHFPAKRHDIDQRASFNFQAQSNMVHNETLVLLDHLPFWRKPVFLLWALLIGTSEAYGLAQVLRFLPRKGGIVMARFVASFHGRYEGVRTWLRT, encoded by the coding sequence ATGAAAATCAGTGTACTGGTTCCAACGTATCGCCGCCCCGATGACTTGTCGCGCTGTCTGCGTGCCCTTGCCGGGCAGCATCGCGTCCCGGATGAAGTGCTGGTGGTCTTGCGGGAGGACGACCATGAATGCCGGCGGGTTGCTGCCGAATCGGCAAGACAGGGCTTGCCGCTACGACAGGTCACCGTACATCAAGCGGGTCAGGTGGCGGCCTTGAACTCCGGGTTGATGGAGGTTTCCGGCGATGTGGTAGCCATTACGGATGATGACGCGGCTCCCTGGCCAGATTGGCTTCTACGGATAGAAGCCCATTTCCTGGCTGATCCCGAACTTGGTGGCGTCGGCGGCCGTGACTGGGTATATCACAGTGGCATTCTGGAAGAAGGTGCATGCGTAGAGGTGGGCAGGGTTCTCTGGTATGGGCGCGCCATTGGTAACCATCACATTGGCGCTGGCGCTGCTCGGGAGGTTGATGTGCTTAAAGGGGCGAATTTTGCATTTCGCACGGAGATCCTGCGGCTGACTGGATTCGATACGCGTTTGCGAGGTAATGGTGCACAAGTATGTAATGAGATGGGCGTGTGTCTGGCCATCAAGCGGGCTGGCTGGCGCCTGATCTACGATCCAGCGGTGGCCGTGGATCACTTCCCGGCCAAGCGGCATGACATCGACCAACGCGCCAGTTTCAACTTTCAGGCGCAATCCAACATGGTCCACAACGAAACCCTGGTGCTTCTCGATCATCTGCCTTTCTGGCGTAAGCCCGTGTTTCTGTTGTGGGCACTCCTGATAGGTACCAGCGAAGCCTATGGTCTGGCGCAAGTGCTGCGATTCCTGCCCAGAAAAGGCGGAATCGTGATGGCCAGATTCGTCGCTTCCTTCCATGGTCGCTATGAGGGCGTGAGAACATGGCTACGAACCTAG